DNA from Vulpes vulpes isolate BD-2025 chromosome 9, VulVul3, whole genome shotgun sequence:
cattaatttctttcctatatGGAAGactcatttttaacaattttattcaaaagagaGCACTTGACGTAGGAACTACCACTTAATCCTTTTATCAGGGCACAGTAATCATTGTTGGTTGTAGATACAGGGTACAGCGCATCTCTAAAGCCTATTCTTTTATGACAGCAGTTCATGTTTGTTACATAATAACTCCATCACCCCACCTGTGACAATCTCCGTATCCTCCATCAAGGTTGCAGGACACATTGACTCCCTTCAGCACATCCTCCACATGGCCATGTGTTTCTGTCCCAGCCTCCACAGGGcctccttcacatccttgtttcGCAGACTGTAGATGAGGGGATTGAGCATTGGGATGACCAGCGTGTAGAAGACAGAGACCACCTTGCCCTGCTCCATGGACTCAATTGCTCCTGGCTGGGCATACATGACAAAGAGAGTCCCAAAAAAGAGGGTCACTGCAGTcatgtgggagccacaggtggagaagaTCTTGCGTCTCCCAGCTCCTGATCCCATCCTCAGGATGGTCACTGTGATGTAGCCATAGGAGATGAGGATCACAATCGTCACAGCCACAAGGAGGAGCCCACAGATGCCAAACATGAGAAGTTCATTGATGGCCGTGTTGCCACAGGCGATCTGGAGCAGAGGGGGcacatcacagaagaagtggttgaTGCGGTTGGAGCTGCAGAATGGGAGGTGGAATGTGAAGCTGGTCTGCACAACAGAGTTGAAGCAGCCTCCACAGTAGGCGCCCAGCACCAGGCGAGTGCAGGCAGACTGGCACATGGTGCTGGGGTAGCGCAAGGGGCTACAGATGGCCATGAAGCGGTCGTAGGCCATGACACCCAGGAGGAAGCCTTCAGTTGTGGCCAtcagggataaaaagaaaaactgggtggCACATCCTGCAAAGGTGATGACCTTGGATGAGGAGAAGAAGTTGGCCAGTGCATTGGGGGCGATCACAGATGAGTAGCACAAGTCCACAAAGGAGAGGTtcttgaggaagaagtacattggGGAGTGCAGTTGGGCATCCAGGGTGATAACAATGATCATGaggaggttacccaggacagtCACCATGTACAGGGCCAGGAATACAGCAAAGAGCAGGGCCTGAGTCTCAAGGCCACCTGCAAATCCCTCCAGCACAAAACCTTGAACGTAGACCTTGGAGAGGTTTCCATTAGTCTGCAATGGCATGAGCCTCGGTCCTCCAGAGGGGAATTACCCCTTTGTGTTGGCAGATTAAGTGGGTCAAGCTAAACTCCCTGCGGGACACTATTTAGAAAGATAAACAACAACAGTCAAAAATCTGGTTAAAGGTATAATGGAGTTAATGGTTTAGCAAAGAATTAATAAACAATATTCAAGATAAACGCGTTGGTCCAGTGATATCAGTACTGagcatttcttcttcccttgattCCTAAGTCTCTGTGAAGCAGAATCTGAAAGGCAATTGGTTAAGCAGTGAGATTTTGCCTGTCTTGCAGAGTTCATGCTGACAGTGGTTGGTTACTACGAACCAGCCAGGATGCACCATGGGAGTGAGTTAAATCAGGAGTAAGTATGCAGCTGAGCTTCTGACCATTTCAATAACTGAAAGTATATTAAGACACGATctgcaattgcactgttggggatttaccccaaagattcagatgcaatgaaacgtcgggacacctgcaccccgatgtttctatcagcaatggccacaatagccaaactgtggaaggagcctcggtgtccatcgaaagatgaatggataaagaagatgtggtttatgtatacaatggaatattactcagcaattagaaacgacaaatacccaccatttgcttcaacgtggatggaactggagggtattatgctgagtgaaataagtcaatcggagaaggacaaacagtgtatgttctcattcatttggggaatatacaaaatagtgaaagggaatataaaggaagggaaaagaaatgttgggaaatatcaggaagggagacagaacataaagactcctaccttgggaaaacgaactaggggtggtggaaggggaggaaagcgggtgttggaggggaatgggtgacgggcactgaggtggacacttgacgggatgagcactgggtgtttttctgtatgttggtaaattgaacaccaataaaaattaattaaaaaaaaacattcataaagcccaggaaaaaaaaaaaaagacacgatCTGCATGCTATGCTCGAAAACTCTGCAGAAATTAATATATATCGAGTTGAAGACATGTTATCCTAGACTGCAGATGTTTTctctaaaagcttttttttttatttttttttatttatgatagtcacagagagatagagagagaggcagagacacaggcagagggagaagcaggctccatgcaccgggagcccgatgtgggattcgatcccgggtctccaggatcgcgccctgggccaaaggcaggcgccaaactgctgcgccacccagggatcccctctaaaaGCTTTTTGTAATTACTGCCAGacagaattaaaaaattgaattcctgcaataaaaattaaaattacctaaCCATAGAGAAACCTCAAGAGGTTTCCGATTTTGGTGTAacacatatgtaaattttaataaagttattattttaaagaatgaaagatgaggaatgcctgggtggttcagtggttagggcctgcctttgccccagggcatgatcctggagtcccaggatcgagtcccacgtcgggctttctgcatggaacctgcttctccctctgcatgtgtctctgcctctctctctctctctctctctgtgtgtgtgtgtctgtctctgtatctctcatgaataaataattttttaaagaagaatatcagaaagggagacagaacataaagactcctaactctgggaaacgaactaggggtggtggaaggggaggagggcggggggtgggggtgaatgggtgacgggcactgagggggggcacttgacgggatgagcactgggtgttattctgtatgttggcaaattcaacaccaataaaaaa
Protein-coding regions in this window:
- the LOC140594030 gene encoding olfactory receptor 9S13-like, which translates into the protein MPLQTNGNLSKVYVQGFVLEGFAGGLETQALLFAVFLALYMVTVLGNLLMIIVITLDAQLHSPMYFFLKNLSFVDLCYSSVIAPNALANFFSSSKVITFAGCATQFFFLSLMATTEGFLLGVMAYDRFMAICSPLRYPSTMCQSACTRLVLGAYCGGCFNSVVQTSFTFHLPFCSSNRINHFFCDVPPLLQIACGNTAINELLMFGICGLLLVAVTIVILISYGYITVTILRMGSGAGRRKIFSTCGSHMTAVTLFFGTLFVMYAQPGAIESMEQGKVVSVFYTLVIPMLNPLIYSLRNKDVKEALWRLGQKHMAMWRMC